In one window of Macadamia integrifolia cultivar HAES 741 chromosome 2, SCU_Mint_v3, whole genome shotgun sequence DNA:
- the LOC122072097 gene encoding CASP-like protein 4B1: protein MSSTKEMENSQDNTPMKKLEAAPPDIENQLSSYTTAHRLSGREDLLKKGQIVLRTIGLLFSILSFVIMSTNNHRVRGNPYDNNFDHYEQYRYLLAIGIISTVYTIAQILRQIHEFSTGKYLLSQLELNFLDFFGDQIIAYLLISAASSAIPLTDQARRHKDKVLADPSAASISMAILGFMAMALSALISGFKLSIHISI from the exons ATGAGTTCTACCAAAGAAATGGAGAATTCCCAAGATAACACTCCGATGAAGAAACTTGAAGCGGCGCCGCCCGATATCGAGAACCAGTTATCGTCGTATACGACGGCCCACCGGCTATCCGGAAGAGAAGATTTATTGAAGAAGGGTCAGATTGTCCTAAGGACGATAGGCTTGCTCTTCTCCATCCTTTCGTTTGTAATCATGTCTACTAACAATCACAGAGTTCGTGGCAATCCTTATGATAATAATTTCGATCATTATGAACAATACAG GTATTTGTTAGCAATAGGAATTATTTCCACTGTTTACACAATAGCTCAGATTTTGCGTCAAATTCACGAATTCTCTACTGGGAAGTACTTGTTATCTCAGCTTGAATTGAACTTTCTGGACTTTTTTGGCGATCAG ATCATTGCCTACTTGTTAATCTCTGCGGCATCATCGGCCATTCCATTGACGGATCAGGCGAGAAGACATAAAGATAAAGTACTTGCAGATCCATCTGCGGCGTCAATAAGTATGGCTATCTTGGGTTTCATGGCAATGGCGTTGTCGGCTTTAATTTCTGGATTTAAGCTTTCCATTCATATAAGTATCTGA